In one window of Gossypium arboreum isolate Shixiya-1 chromosome 4, ASM2569848v2, whole genome shotgun sequence DNA:
- the LOC108458415 gene encoding BURP domain-containing protein BNM2A-like, producing the protein MSMKSVSFSFHLLLLLLLVMHGDGSGTEEMADDLISKGTSVLRLHSMDHDRQTEDDGTTVQSRVDPLSHMDHMDLSVMVFFTLKDLKVGNSMPIYFRKKDSSKSPRFLPRQEADSIAFSLKELPNLLRLFSFSRDSPQAKAMEATLRECESQAIKGETKFCATSLESMLEFASSIFGSNTRFKTLATEHLTKSSTLFQNYTVLTTPEEIPAPMMVACHTVPYPYAVLYCHSQVTENRVFKVSLDGENGDKVTAVAVCHKDTTQWNRNHVSFRVLGIEPGTPGVCHFFPADNFVLVPDP; encoded by the exons ATGAGCATGAAATCTGTTTCTTTCAGCTTTcatctccttcttcttctcctacTTGTCATG CATGGCGATGGAAGTggaaccgaggagatggctgatgaTTTAATCTCCAAAGGGACCAGTGTTCTGAGGCTCCATAGCATGGATCATGATCGGCAAACTGAAGATGATGGCACTACAGTTCAATCAAGGGTAGATCCATTATCTCACATGGATCACATGGATCTATCAGTGATGGTGTTTTTCACCTTGAAAGATCTCAAAGTTGGGAACTCAATGCCGATCTATTTTCGTAAGAAAGACTCTTCAAAATCCCCTCGGTTTTTGCCTAGACAAGAAGCCGACTCCATTGCTTTCTCATTGAAAGAACTCCCTAACCTGCTTCGATTATTCTCTTTCTCGCGAGACTCTCCGCAGGCTAAAGCAATGGAAGCTACACTTAGAGAATGCGAAAGTCAAGCAATCAAAGGGGAGACCAAATTCTGCGCTACTTCTTTAGAATCCATGCTTGAATTTGCGAGCAGTATCTTCGGATCCAACACTCGTTTCAAGACCCTCGCAACGGAGCATCTTACCAAGTCAAGCACCCTTTTCCAAAACTATACTGTTTTAACAACACCAGAAGAGATACCAGCTCCAATGATGGTGGCTTGTCACACCGTGCCTTACCCTTATGCTGTCCTGTATTGCCATAGCCAAGTGACTGAAAACAGGGTGTTTAAGGTATCATTGGACGGTGAGAACGGAGATAAGGTGACCGCGGTGGCTGTTTGTCACAAGGATACTACGCAATGGAACCGTAACCACGTGTCGTTTCGTGTGTTGGGGATTGAGCCAGGAACGCCCGGTGTCTGCCATTTCTTCCCGGCGGATAACTTCGTTCTGGTTCCAGACCCTTGA